A segment of the Mercurialis annua linkage group LG4, ddMerAnnu1.2, whole genome shotgun sequence genome:
ttaggtcTAACCGTTCGTAAagtgaataattattttgaaacgAAAAGAATAGTATATTGTTTAAAATGGTATTATAACATGAAAAATTGATCACAGTGATTATTACAGTTTTTAATGAGCAAATAAACAACCGAGTAGTAGATGGAGCCTCCACTCTTTGACCCATCATtacagtttttaattttatttttcgagAAAAAGACAAATTTTTAGTATTAGTTTAAATTGTACTTTACGAAAGTTGTTCTGCAAAACAAAAGGACACAACGGGACCATTGATTAGTTGGGAAATTTTCACTACCGCTGCCTAAACGTTGTTTTTCTCTCTTCTTAGACGAGGacttttatcttaattttaagtaaaaaattacttgaactttttttagtACAAAGTTTATGAGGTTTCctgaacgggtctcaactataaaacggcacctttaagccttccacattcaAACTAATCCCACTCGAGCCGtgtaggtcccttgcgggaggTAAACTCTGtcctcaaattttaaacggttgcatacatgagtacggttcgaacccgcgacctcacttaaactAGAAaagcgccttaccaactcatctacgccttGGAGTTAAAATTACTTGAACTTATTTTCACTGATATTCTTGTTGACAAGATTTTGttttcaccaaaaaaaaaagttgatgcTACAGTCGAATTGATATACTTGTAAAAATTGAGGAAAAATATGCTCTCAATAAAAACACTTGAAGAAAATGAACTCACGAGCATTTTTGTCATTTGAGTTATATctcatgttaaaatattttatttgtctctTTCTAAAAAAGAGGATATTTGCCGAAAAAATtcgaagttttattttatttttctttagttAAACCAATTCGTCCACAATGGTATaacattaaaattcaaatatttttctctcaaaaaaaaaaattcaaatattttaaattatgaatGGAAATAAAAACATTGCactgaaaagaaaataattgaagGTAAGTGAATATTCCCCACTAATACAATGAATTGGGAGGCATTCATCATTAATGTTTGATTTAATAATTCTCTATTCAAAGTAGAGTTTGGTAAATTAGAAAGTAGAGAGGGTTGATAGCAAAAAGTCCCACTTTTGTATGTTTGCGCACTTTTCAAAAAACTGGGAACCACTCTCTTCCATTAAATTCACCACTCATTTGCAATTACAAGCATTTTCCTCGTTTACAGACAAATCATATTCAATCTTTACACCAAACCAAAACAAACAACCAATAAgctagttcaatatggaaagtTGCAGAAGCTTTCTAGTTCTGGTAATGGGGGTGATGATAATGATAAGCTCCTCCATTTCTGCCCATAAAACGCATATTCCTTCTGCTCCAATTCCCAAGTTTGATAGTTCTTCTTTTCCAGATGGTTTTTTCTGGGGAACTGCCACTTCTGCTTATCAGGTATActgcttttttctttttgaaatttatacAATACTGCCATTTTGATGCATTCATTCACTTTTACGGTAAATATTTAGACTGAAGGGGAAGCAAACAAAAAAGGCAGAGGACCTAGCACATGGGATACTTTTACACATAAGTCTCCAggtttctctctctctctctctttttgtgtaatcaaattaattttattactaAACACAAATATTAATCTAATTAACTTGCTAGTCAATGTAACCAAGGAATATTTCTCTGTTAATTTTGCAGAAAGGATTGAAGATGGTAGCAATGGAGATGTTGCCACTAATTTTTATAATCTCTATAGAGTATGCATATCTTTTAACCACTATATATTATTCAGACTATGTTGCATCTTCGAGTTTTATATTTCGGTATTTCGTTTTTGTTTCGGAGGACTTTTATAAAGCTCTGAAACTCGATATTTTTAACCATTTTCCGTTTACTGTTCAAGCGTTTTTCGTTTGCGTGCTACTATATGATAATCATTAGATATAGACTTCATTTAATATTAAACATTTTCAGgatgatattaaaaaaatgaatacgGAACTCGGTATGAATGCCTTCAGATTCTCCATTTCATGGTCAAGGATAATTCCTAGTAAGTACTAATACTTGGCCAATCAAGCTAAAATTAAGAGCTAATTTTCTGTTTGCTGGCTTtctaattttgaatttaaaatgtCAGGTGGGAGGAGAAGCAAAGGAGTAAATGAGGAAGGCATTAAGTTTTACAACTCAGTCATCAATGAAGCTCTAAACAACGGTATTTATCCATTTACAGTTTCGAATTTGAAACAAAAACTTCTTATTATTTCTGTTGTGATCATCCAATTTACATTTATATGTAGGATTGGAGCCTTTTGTGACCATTTTTCATTGGGATGTTCCTCAAGGCCTTGAAGATGAGTATGGTGGCTTCTTGAGCCCTAAGATAGTGTAAGCATTTAACTACTGCCATCTATATAGCACCGAATCAGAAATGTTGAAACTAGAGaaatttccgtgcaacataaaACTCGAGaaatttccgtgcaacataaaATGTTATTTTCTTTGGTTATTTCATTGTTAAGAAGACTAAAGGAAAAATGATATTTTCTGAAACAGATATGATTTTAAAGATTATGCGGAGCTTTGCTTCCAAAGATTTGGTGACAGGGTGAAGCATTGGATCACTTTAAATGAGCCATTTATTTTTTCTACGCACGGGTATGATTCGGGTGATTTGGCACCAGGCCGATGTTCATCTTGGGTCAATAAAGCATGCACAGCAGGAAATTCTGCAACTGAGCCTTATATAGTTGGCCATCATTTGCTCCTTGCTCATGCAACAGCTGTTCAAGCATATAAAAAACTggtatatatgtataatttgagaaaaatataGGACTAGATTGCAACTAATTACTTATTATTGCCTCCTTTATGTTAAACTGTAGGGTCAAAACGGCAAAATTGGGATAACACTTGACGTAACTTGGTCTGAACCTTACTCAAACAAGGCAGCTGATCGTGAAGCAGCTCAAAGGAACATTGATTTCTCCTTTGGTTGGTGAGTAACAGGGTAACATTTTTCCTACCTGCATAAGTTATAATTTACTCCCTGAACTTGCACTTAATGAGTAATCAACACCAAAATTGACTTATTTATGGATTAATCCCT
Coding sequences within it:
- the LOC126677103 gene encoding beta-glucosidase 12-like, coding for MESCRSFLVLVMGVMIMISSSISAHKTHIPSAPIPKFDSSSFPDGFFWGTATSAYQTEGEANKKGRGPSTWDTFTHKSPERIEDGSNGDVATNFYNLYRDDIKKMNTELGMNAFRFSISWSRIIPSGRRSKGVNEEGIKFYNSVINEALNNGLEPFVTIFHWDVPQGLEDEYGGFLSPKIVYDFKDYAELCFQRFGDRVKHWITLNEPFIFSTHGYDSGDLAPGRCSSWVNKACTAGNSATEPYIVGHHLLLAHATAVQAYKKLGQNGKIGITLDVTWSEPYSNKAADREAAQRNIDFSFGWFMEPLTYGRYPKIMHTLVGHRLPSFTEQQSEMVKGSYDFIGINYYTANFVYAVHPHSTHIRYATDTHVNLTKFRNGKPIGLQASPSWLFIYPQGIRYVLNYAKDRYNNPTIYITENGIGDDKNISAKDAQKDLRRIQYFDRHLWNVLKSICEHKVNVRGYFAWSFVDNFEWANGYTIKMGLYGVDRSNKLARNPKLSVAWFRRFLENKNSTSASKCRL